One Roseimaritima multifibrata DNA window includes the following coding sequences:
- a CDS encoding Gfo/Idh/MocA family protein, translated as MPPPIPAGHPLPLPPSKSQSRPPYLGKNLSIGLVGCGAIAHEHLSAYRAADLPVVALSDRHYDRASALRDKYFPSAKIFTDHHQMLLDGSTEVVDIATHPEGRSQIIRDCLQAGRHVLSQKPFVLDLDEGAALCDLAEEQGVRLAVNQNGRFAPHFQYLRKAVAEGRLGIPNAAHLSVHWDHTWVAGTPFERIHHLILYDFAIHWFDIVRCLLPAAKAERIYATVNRVPNQPIAPPLAATVAIQFDTAQATLVFDAYTRHGPSDRTLIVGDQATATSSGPDLQNQTVTITDAQGSFSPKLTGKWFPDGFGGAMQEFQAAIREERPSSIEARDNLESLSLCFAAIASANTGQPQQPGIHRKLPSNNQDSAIR; from the coding sequence TTGCCTCCTCCAATTCCAGCAGGCCATCCGCTGCCCCTCCCGCCATCAAAATCGCAAAGCCGCCCCCCCTACCTAGGGAAGAACCTGTCGATTGGACTGGTCGGATGTGGCGCGATCGCCCATGAACATCTGTCCGCATATCGGGCGGCAGATCTGCCTGTGGTCGCCTTGAGCGATCGGCATTACGACCGAGCATCCGCCCTAAGGGACAAGTATTTCCCGTCAGCAAAAATCTTCACCGACCACCATCAGATGCTACTGGACGGCTCAACAGAAGTAGTCGACATCGCGACGCATCCGGAGGGCCGCTCACAGATCATTCGAGACTGCCTGCAAGCCGGGCGTCACGTCCTCAGCCAAAAGCCGTTTGTGCTTGATCTGGACGAAGGAGCCGCGCTCTGCGACCTAGCGGAAGAGCAGGGCGTTCGCCTGGCCGTCAATCAAAACGGACGTTTCGCTCCCCATTTCCAATATTTGAGGAAAGCGGTCGCCGAGGGGCGACTGGGGATACCAAATGCAGCACACCTCTCGGTTCACTGGGACCACACCTGGGTCGCAGGGACACCGTTTGAGCGGATCCATCATTTGATTCTGTATGATTTTGCAATCCACTGGTTCGACATTGTCCGCTGCTTGCTGCCAGCCGCAAAAGCCGAGCGAATCTACGCGACGGTCAACCGAGTCCCCAACCAGCCGATCGCACCGCCGCTGGCAGCGACCGTCGCCATCCAGTTCGACACCGCCCAGGCAACGTTGGTCTTTGACGCCTATACCCGACACGGGCCAAGCGACCGCACGCTGATCGTCGGAGACCAAGCAACCGCAACCAGCAGCGGCCCCGACCTACAAAATCAGACCGTCACCATCACCGACGCTCAAGGGAGCTTCAGCCCCAAGTTAACCGGGAAATGGTTTCCCGACGGATTTGGGGGCGCCATGCAAGAATTCCAAGCAGCGATCCGCGAAGAGCGTCCCTCATCCATCGAAGCCCGAGACAACCTGGAATCGCTATCACTCTGTTTCGCCGCCATAGCCAGCGCCAACACCGGCCAACCACAACAACCGGGCATCCACCGCAAACTTCCAAGCAACAACCAAGACTCCGCAATCCGGTAG
- a CDS encoding type II toxin-antitoxin system RelE/ParE family toxin, which translates to MSPKKSAKLALTQAALASINALDQCSVENWGKKVAGRYLDNLEDGLLGIQEQPDLLRSQSNFHPALCFYRVNKLLFVCDRQANSIIVLAVVQATQDIPVRLAELEPTLTQEVELIHKKRETANPQK; encoded by the coding sequence GTGAGTCCAAAGAAATCCGCAAAGCTCGCCCTGACTCAGGCCGCTCTGGCGTCAATCAACGCGCTTGATCAGTGCTCCGTTGAGAATTGGGGCAAAAAAGTAGCGGGACGTTATCTCGATAATTTAGAAGACGGGCTGCTTGGAATCCAAGAACAGCCTGACCTGCTGCGATCGCAATCGAATTTCCATCCTGCTCTTTGCTTTTACCGAGTCAACAAGCTTCTCTTCGTCTGCGATCGACAAGCAAATTCCATCATTGTTCTGGCAGTCGTTCAGGCGACACAAGACATCCCAGTACGTTTGGCCGAACTCGAACCAACGCTGACGCAAGAAGTCGAGCTTATCCACAAGAAACGAGAAACAGCAAATCCCCAAAAGTAG
- a CDS encoding PEP-CTERM sorting domain-containing protein (PEP-CTERM proteins occur, often in large numbers, in the proteomes of bacteria that also encode an exosortase, a predicted intramembrane cysteine proteinase. The presence of a PEP-CTERM domain at a protein's C-terminus predicts cleavage within the sorting domain, followed by covalent anchoring to some some component of the (usually Gram-negative) cell surface. Many PEP-CTERM proteins exhibit an unusual sequence composition that includes large numbers of potential glycosylation sites. Expression of one such protein has been shown restore the ability of a bacterium to form floc, a type of biofilm.), with product MMRTIQLAVACVAMLAFTAGQVQAGIITTTTTWDGTSSISSFGELNSATYGQTFLVSGSDDVLDSWTFFLNDSQDPDFVDFAFYVMDWDAGTTRATGSVLYQSAAVSTSNNGGFGGMEAFTFNTGGLQLTSGNDYIAFVSATGLFDGSNGTASAGSLLDESVYADGSFFWQNNGNTAGTWDTQGWSSNGNFGDLAFTATFSESGISPVPEPSSLALFGFGACVAGAGAARRRRREKQQETTA from the coding sequence ATGATGCGAACAATTCAATTGGCGGTGGCGTGCGTGGCAATGCTGGCCTTCACGGCGGGGCAGGTGCAGGCGGGGATAATCACTACCACTACGACATGGGATGGAACTAGTAGCATTAGTTCTTTCGGAGAACTAAATTCCGCCACCTATGGGCAGACATTCCTCGTGTCTGGCTCGGATGACGTTCTAGATAGCTGGACCTTTTTCCTGAACGATTCTCAGGATCCCGATTTCGTAGATTTTGCTTTTTACGTCATGGATTGGGATGCCGGAACGACTCGAGCGACGGGGTCCGTGCTTTACCAAAGTGCAGCAGTTTCAACAAGCAACAATGGCGGGTTTGGCGGCATGGAAGCGTTCACTTTCAATACAGGCGGATTGCAACTTACGTCTGGCAATGATTACATTGCATTTGTTAGTGCGACCGGCCTCTTTGATGGGAGTAACGGTACGGCTTCGGCAGGTTCACTGCTAGACGAGTCGGTGTATGCAGATGGTAGCTTTTTTTGGCAAAATAACGGTAATACGGCAGGCACTTGGGACACACAAGGGTGGTCATCTAATGGCAACTTTGGGGATCTAGCTTTTACAGCGACGTTTTCGGAATCGGGCATCTCGCCTGTTCCTGAACCCTCTTCGCTCGCTTTGTTCGGGTTTGGTGCGTGTGTCGCTGGTGCCGGTGCCGCCCGTCGCCGCCGACGTGAAAAACAGCAAGAAACCACGGCCTAA
- a CDS encoding right-handed parallel beta-helix repeat-containing protein, with protein MRTKRSCIQFALMVFVWLPILLVVAVPRTSLALDIFVSVDGGADADGSLAKPYRSLRAAVQAVRASRGEGNTEPAVIYLREGRHQLDETLVLGLEDGSPTAVADAALPQYGVGDKTDPAFLTFAAYQGEHPVVSAGVPITGWKRLESPPADLPAKAVGQVWVADMPAGLERFYTLYDSQGRLNRARGDGFLPTENGNNSTLHFPEGALKNWDNLEDVEIQVRPGVAYEINMLPLESVDETTGVAQTGVSAAGRIGSLPPYLLGMMGDDAASAWVENVLGKLDEPGEWIVNTKTRKIYLWPANPAADGAPQGILAPVTSELIRVEGEIDLEGPTDTPVRRIAFSGLTFTHADRWAWTSNEEVSGWGLQHSWDMFDKPTALLRFRGAEDCEVSDCRFVNSGGSGIRLDLHAQRNRITDSEFAHLGEAGILLVGYGVGSKDVNHHNEIINNYLHHFSEITWQSPGFWAWQSGHNRIAHNEFAYSGYCAVVISTRSAGNKTRPQGTGQGNGERRQRGAQGQRGAQGGGGKRGRGNRGRSYEGWKLREKQLHSRHNLFEYNEISHSVQRLSDGNGVYVSGTGTGNIIRYNYLHDNQSHSLPAAIRCDDDQHETLIYGNVLYRNGGHAAAIASKGVNDIINNFIVDQRVMPRNGYISFEWVPVTGSKVKRNIIISHPDGGLPQSERLRAGQTTGGPKLESTEMDFNLYYHPKDPNWVDEHLAKMRAVDNEQASRFGDPRFVDPAGGDFSFQPGSPALALGIEPLNVSKMGRVNDDASITPHEGKNSDD; from the coding sequence ATGAGAACAAAACGTTCGTGCATTCAGTTCGCGCTGATGGTCTTCGTGTGGCTTCCGATCCTACTTGTCGTTGCGGTTCCCAGGACAAGCCTTGCGCTGGATATCTTTGTGTCCGTCGATGGGGGCGCCGATGCAGATGGCAGCTTGGCGAAACCGTACAGATCACTTCGCGCTGCGGTGCAGGCGGTCAGGGCCTCACGCGGCGAAGGCAATACGGAACCCGCCGTGATTTACCTGCGTGAGGGACGTCACCAATTAGACGAAACTCTGGTCTTGGGCCTGGAAGACGGTTCTCCTACGGCGGTCGCTGACGCAGCACTTCCGCAGTATGGCGTCGGTGATAAAACAGATCCTGCTTTCTTGACCTTTGCTGCCTATCAAGGTGAACACCCGGTTGTCAGTGCAGGAGTGCCGATCACCGGCTGGAAACGGTTGGAATCGCCGCCTGCGGATTTGCCAGCCAAAGCGGTTGGTCAGGTGTGGGTCGCAGACATGCCCGCGGGATTGGAAAGATTTTACACCCTCTACGATTCGCAAGGACGATTGAATCGTGCCAGAGGTGACGGATTTCTGCCGACCGAAAATGGAAACAACAGCACATTGCATTTTCCTGAAGGTGCTTTGAAAAACTGGGACAATCTTGAAGACGTAGAAATTCAGGTGCGGCCAGGTGTCGCCTACGAGATCAATATGCTCCCGCTTGAATCAGTCGACGAAACGACTGGTGTCGCACAAACTGGAGTGTCGGCTGCAGGGCGAATTGGATCGTTGCCTCCCTATCTATTGGGAATGATGGGGGACGATGCGGCTTCGGCATGGGTGGAGAATGTCCTGGGAAAACTTGACGAACCCGGGGAATGGATCGTCAACACGAAAACGCGCAAGATCTATTTATGGCCGGCCAATCCAGCAGCGGATGGGGCTCCGCAAGGAATCCTTGCGCCCGTAACCAGTGAACTGATTCGTGTGGAAGGAGAAATCGACCTAGAAGGCCCCACAGATACTCCGGTCCGTCGAATCGCGTTTTCAGGACTTACCTTTACCCATGCCGATCGATGGGCGTGGACGAGCAATGAAGAAGTTTCGGGCTGGGGATTGCAGCACTCCTGGGACATGTTCGACAAGCCGACTGCACTGCTTCGCTTCCGTGGGGCCGAAGACTGCGAAGTGTCCGATTGTCGATTTGTAAATTCCGGAGGTTCAGGGATCCGGCTGGACCTTCACGCCCAACGCAATCGGATCACCGACTCAGAGTTCGCTCATCTTGGCGAGGCAGGGATCCTGCTGGTCGGCTATGGAGTCGGCAGCAAAGACGTCAATCACCACAATGAAATTATCAACAACTACCTACATCACTTCAGTGAAATCACTTGGCAATCCCCGGGCTTTTGGGCCTGGCAAAGTGGGCACAACCGGATCGCGCACAACGAATTTGCATACAGTGGCTACTGTGCGGTGGTCATCAGCACACGCTCAGCCGGAAACAAAACCAGACCTCAAGGAACCGGCCAAGGAAATGGAGAAAGAAGACAGCGAGGTGCTCAAGGACAACGCGGTGCTCAAGGGGGAGGAGGCAAGCGAGGACGGGGTAATCGAGGACGGAGCTATGAAGGTTGGAAGCTTCGCGAAAAGCAACTCCATTCCCGTCACAACCTCTTTGAATACAACGAAATTTCGCATTCCGTTCAACGGCTTTCTGATGGGAACGGCGTTTACGTGTCCGGGACGGGAACGGGCAACATCATTCGCTACAACTACCTGCACGACAATCAGTCGCATTCGCTGCCGGCGGCTATCCGCTGTGATGATGACCAGCATGAGACGCTGATCTACGGAAATGTTCTCTATCGCAACGGCGGCCATGCGGCGGCAATCGCATCCAAAGGTGTCAACGACATCATCAACAATTTCATTGTTGACCAACGGGTGATGCCAAGGAACGGTTACATCAGCTTTGAATGGGTCCCGGTAACAGGGTCGAAAGTAAAGCGAAACATTATTATCTCTCATCCCGATGGCGGCCTTCCCCAATCCGAAAGGTTGCGTGCCGGCCAAACCACCGGCGGACCGAAGCTTGAATCCACGGAGATGGATTTCAACCTCTACTACCATCCCAAGGATCCAAACTGGGTGGATGAGCATCTAGCCAAGATGCGGGCGGTCGACAATGAGCAGGCAAGTCGTTTTGGCGATCCTCGGTTTGTGGACCCCGCGGGCGGCGATTTCAGTTTCCAGCCCGGCAGTCCGGCTTTGGCATTGGGGATTGAACCTTTGAACGTTTCCAAGATGGGGCGAGTGAACGATGATGCCTCCATCACCCCACATGAAGGGAAAAACTCTGATGACTAA
- a CDS encoding PEP-CTERM sorting domain-containing protein has translation MRTIQLAVACMAVLVATAGQVQAGIINTNGDFETGLAGWTVTGGSSLNGIATTGSPTGNNNTSIFTNFPAAPTGDNFAYQTWNAGNAYQLTQNFVVPAASTYALSFDVIWDYNGEGGWEYLGPVLLTDQTLVVDIVLNGTPFTNISVANVVATGLAVGTGGEPFDSGGWRSYNVDVTGNLAPLVGQTLTLRYVGAVTHSFSTFAVDNLFLDATSTAAVPEPSSLALFGIGACVAGVGAASRRRREKFQEATA, from the coding sequence ATGCGAACGATTCAATTGGCGGTGGCGTGCATGGCGGTGCTGGTCGCCACGGCGGGGCAGGTGCAGGCGGGGATTATTAACACCAATGGGGATTTCGAAACGGGGCTGGCAGGCTGGACTGTCACCGGCGGTTCTAGTCTCAATGGAATCGCCACGACTGGATCCCCAACGGGGAATAACAACACTTCTATCTTTACGAATTTTCCTGCAGCGCCGACGGGGGACAATTTCGCATATCAAACTTGGAACGCAGGGAACGCTTACCAACTGACACAGAATTTCGTCGTTCCAGCCGCTTCAACTTATGCTCTTTCGTTTGACGTGATCTGGGATTACAACGGTGAAGGGGGGTGGGAATATTTGGGTCCAGTCCTTCTTACTGATCAGACACTGGTTGTGGACATCGTGCTTAACGGTACGCCATTCACGAACATCAGCGTCGCCAACGTGGTTGCGACCGGTCTCGCCGTTGGTACGGGGGGCGAGCCCTTCGATTCGGGAGGTTGGCGGTCGTACAACGTCGACGTTACCGGCAACCTAGCCCCGCTCGTAGGCCAAACGCTCACGTTACGATATGTTGGGGCAGTGACTCACAGTTTTTCAACATTCGCAGTGGATAACTTGTTTTTGGATGCGACTTCTACGGCAGCAGTCCCCGAACCCTCATCTCTCGCATTGTTCGGTATTGGTGCGTGTGTGGCGGGTGTTGGGGCCGCTAGTCGTCGACGACGTGAGAAGTTCCAAGAGGCCACGGCGTAA
- a CDS encoding PEP-CTERM sorting domain-containing protein has product MKRFLLTIACLAMLVATTGQVQAGVITYTNKAAFQLAAGATAVEDFTGTSGNAIGFDNGDFSISIVNQNLGYVPVFFGEELRLQLWRFDTVTNLTFADPIHAIGFDWRNTDPTNDQIELIIASENFAQTFGPAQQSGFFGIVSTNAFTVVGLSDTVGNGGALGYGYVDNIEYSSAAAVPEPASLAIFGIGALGLVVFRRRRKVKLDLL; this is encoded by the coding sequence ATGAAACGATTTTTATTGACGATTGCGTGCTTGGCGATGTTGGTCGCTACGACGGGGCAAGTGCAGGCAGGGGTCATCACGTACACCAACAAAGCTGCCTTTCAGTTGGCTGCAGGAGCTACTGCCGTCGAGGATTTTACCGGGACCAGTGGTAATGCTATCGGTTTCGATAACGGCGATTTCAGCATCAGCATCGTGAACCAAAATTTGGGCTATGTTCCAGTCTTCTTTGGTGAGGAATTGCGATTGCAATTATGGAGGTTTGACACCGTGACCAATCTGACCTTTGCAGACCCAATACATGCGATTGGTTTCGACTGGCGGAATACCGACCCGACCAACGATCAAATAGAACTCATCATTGCCAGTGAAAATTTCGCTCAGACGTTTGGCCCAGCGCAACAATCGGGTTTCTTCGGCATTGTTTCCACAAACGCTTTCACTGTGGTAGGCCTGAGTGACACCGTCGGTAATGGCGGTGCACTGGGTTACGGTTACGTCGACAATATCGAGTACTCGTCGGCTGCTGCCGTCCCAGAACCAGCCTCCCTCGCCATCTTCGGCATCGGTGCGTTGGGCCTTGTCGTCTTCCGCAGACGCCGGAAGGTTAAATTGGATTTGCTTTAA
- a CDS encoding group I intron-associated PD-(D/E)XK endonuclease, translating into MKNISFENMVACWLMQDGWQVFAPLLDHGHKTDLLISDGPKFYRIQVKTFESTGKNHRIQNSWSKSLVDVLVLFARNGDWGVVAPAFEKSSRRLQHETHRKFRRTKRDFLRQFHSI; encoded by the coding sequence ATGAAGAATATTTCGTTTGAAAACATGGTGGCATGCTGGTTGATGCAAGATGGATGGCAGGTTTTCGCACCGTTGCTTGATCACGGTCATAAAACAGACTTGCTAATATCCGACGGTCCGAAGTTTTATCGAATCCAGGTCAAAACGTTCGAGTCGACTGGCAAGAACCATCGCATTCAGAATTCCTGGTCGAAAAGCCTTGTCGACGTTCTTGTCCTGTTTGCACGAAATGGTGACTGGGGCGTGGTCGCCCCAGCGTTTGAAAAATCATCCCGCAGGCTTCAGCACGAGACCCATCGAAAATTTCGTCGAACAAAGCGAGACTTCTTGAGACAGTTTCACTCAATCTGA
- a CDS encoding putative glycoside hydrolase — MTKCNFVVVVFACLSLAAIARAEENVDVIQPVDRTLINSDGSRFVPKDFYPKFSWQTTPRYFMFGDKSRVLRPKQVQFIAKQTDFLCIEKSHGMEELGAAELGAKHEAAAFKKVNPDIKVLFYFNAAFAWPYTSYNKNFTSRRIDAHPELKKFLITNPRTGELVKRFGVAFCYDVLNPDFRNWWVETVAKGVAESGTDGVFIDQMHGNLMYRDRNTGPEVEKAMGQMMAALKQRMPADKILLANNAYSDDAKHVYPVSDAIMFENYASSKSSKESLLAEWGHMLKNAKDGKISVFRLGVEGTGRGNMKPNMPGLSQEKLEFAQACYLIGAQPYSYFMYSWGWKLGTGALVEYPELEKPLGPPKGAYKRTTPDGWEFTRDFEHASVWVNTKTRQAKITWR; from the coding sequence ATGACTAAATGCAATTTTGTAGTCGTTGTCTTTGCGTGCCTCTCGCTGGCTGCGATCGCCAGGGCAGAGGAAAACGTAGACGTAATCCAGCCGGTTGATCGTACCTTGATCAACAGCGATGGAAGCCGCTTCGTCCCCAAGGACTTCTATCCGAAGTTTAGCTGGCAGACCACGCCTCGCTATTTCATGTTTGGGGACAAGAGTCGTGTGCTCCGTCCAAAGCAAGTTCAGTTCATTGCTAAGCAAACCGATTTTCTTTGTATTGAAAAGTCACATGGGATGGAAGAACTTGGGGCTGCTGAGCTAGGAGCCAAGCATGAAGCGGCGGCCTTTAAGAAGGTCAATCCCGACATCAAGGTGTTGTTCTACTTCAATGCCGCCTTTGCTTGGCCGTATACTTCTTACAATAAAAACTTCACCAGTCGACGTATCGATGCGCATCCTGAACTTAAGAAGTTCCTGATCACCAACCCCAGGACGGGTGAACTTGTCAAGCGATTTGGGGTTGCGTTCTGTTACGACGTTTTGAACCCCGACTTCCGCAACTGGTGGGTGGAAACGGTTGCCAAGGGCGTTGCCGAATCCGGCACCGACGGTGTCTTCATTGACCAAATGCATGGCAACCTGATGTATCGCGATCGAAATACAGGACCCGAGGTTGAAAAGGCCATGGGGCAGATGATGGCGGCGCTTAAACAGAGGATGCCAGCCGATAAAATCCTACTAGCGAATAATGCTTATAGCGACGATGCCAAGCACGTCTATCCCGTCAGTGACGCGATCATGTTTGAAAACTATGCGAGTTCGAAGTCCAGTAAGGAAAGTCTGCTGGCGGAGTGGGGGCACATGCTGAAGAACGCGAAGGATGGAAAAATCTCCGTCTTTCGCCTAGGCGTTGAAGGAACCGGCCGAGGCAATATGAAACCCAACATGCCTGGACTGTCCCAGGAAAAACTGGAGTTCGCCCAGGCGTGCTATCTGATCGGCGCACAGCCGTATTCCTATTTCATGTACAGCTGGGGGTGGAAGCTGGGGACCGGAGCGTTGGTTGAGTATCCCGAACTGGAAAAACCACTCGGCCCACCAAAAGGGGCTTACAAACGCACCACACCCGATGGTTGGGAATTTACCCGTGATTTTGAACATGCCAGCGTTTGGGTGAACACGAAAACCAGGCAAGCCAAGATCACTTGGCGATAG
- a CDS encoding response regulator, whose amino-acid sequence MSTRVLIVDDHEVVRVGLKQIFRESGIEVCGEATSAAEALELVKTCNPDVVLLDIRMEGGDGLNTLGRIKLDFQELPILLFSAYDNPTYVARAVALGAAGYVVKDSSRERLLECVQTAAKGESAWTREELRRVTGALATPRLAGDIEVPLTQRESEVLRQMALGLTNKEIAKTLGISYETVKEHVQHILRKIGVTDRTQAAVWAVRKNLF is encoded by the coding sequence ATGTCCACTCGTGTTCTGATTGTTGACGATCATGAAGTGGTTCGCGTTGGTTTAAAGCAAATCTTTCGCGAATCCGGTATTGAAGTTTGTGGCGAAGCGACATCGGCTGCTGAAGCCCTTGAGTTAGTCAAAACGTGCAATCCCGACGTCGTCCTGCTGGATATCCGTATGGAAGGGGGCGATGGCCTCAACACCTTGGGTCGGATAAAGCTTGATTTCCAAGAGCTTCCAATCCTGTTGTTTTCCGCTTACGACAACCCTACGTATGTTGCTCGAGCCGTTGCTCTGGGTGCTGCGGGCTATGTCGTCAAAGACTCTTCACGCGAGCGATTGCTTGAATGTGTCCAGACGGCTGCCAAAGGCGAATCGGCTTGGACTCGTGAAGAACTTCGTCGCGTCACCGGTGCTTTGGCGACTCCTCGTCTAGCCGGCGACATCGAAGTTCCGCTGACTCAGCGCGAAAGCGAAGTCCTGCGGCAAATGGCGCTTGGTCTGACGAACAAAGAAATCGCCAAGACCTTGGGCATCAGCTACGAGACTGTCAAAGAGCACGTTCAGCACATCCTGCGTAAGATCGGCGTGACCGATCGTACTCAAGCTGCTGTTTGGGCCGTTCGCAAGAACTTGTTCTAA
- a CDS encoding tyrosine-type recombinase/integrase yields the protein MKAIFNLFLFTGCRVSDLVGMELNDLMIGVRSGTAVFRQGKGNKQRSVPLPILARQGLHAYLDIRPPVDADRVFVGDRIEHGESTEYEVIPL from the coding sequence ATGAAGGCGATTTTCAACCTGTTTCTGTTTACTGGCTGCCGAGTCAGTGATTTAGTGGGAATGGAATTGAATGATCTGATGATCGGGGTGAGAAGCGGCACGGCTGTCTTCAGGCAAGGCAAAGGAAACAAGCAACGCTCAGTCCCGTTGCCAATTCTCGCTCGTCAAGGCTTGCACGCCTATCTCGATATCCGGCCACCGGTTGATGCGGATCGAGTGTTTGTTGGTGACCGCATCGAGCACGGTGAATCGACGGAGTATGAAGTCATTCCGTTGTAA
- a CDS encoding site-specific integrase codes for MNRVIQIRPIAMCLTLAILGVVACPDQEWRAIFSLARYGGLRCPSEVLRLRWSDINWERGRFKIHATKTKRAGKGERGAPLFPELRVELEDLADIRQPGVDVPATDYVINRYRHTEQNLRSQLHRIADLAGVERWPKPFMCLRSTRRTELERSGRFANHVLNDWFGHSGAIAETHYLQTAEEDFDLAGDLLGIPLGDPSQRSQEPPREVAKRKKPGKTGF; via the coding sequence ATGAATCGCGTGATCCAGATTCGACCAATCGCTATGTGCCTGACACTGGCGATCCTCGGCGTCGTAGCCTGCCCAGACCAGGAGTGGCGGGCAATTTTTTCCCTGGCTCGATACGGAGGTCTCCGTTGCCCTTCGGAAGTTCTTCGGCTCCGGTGGTCGGATATCAACTGGGAGCGTGGCCGGTTCAAGATTCATGCTACGAAGACGAAACGAGCGGGGAAAGGTGAACGCGGCGCCCCTTTGTTCCCGGAGCTTCGAGTCGAGTTAGAGGATCTTGCGGATATCCGTCAGCCGGGCGTCGATGTGCCAGCGACTGACTACGTGATTAATCGGTACCGTCATACGGAGCAGAATCTGAGGTCGCAGCTGCACCGAATCGCTGACCTGGCCGGTGTGGAGAGGTGGCCCAAGCCATTCATGTGTTTGCGTTCGACGCGGCGGACGGAGCTGGAACGTTCTGGTCGATTTGCCAACCACGTCCTAAACGACTGGTTCGGCCACAGTGGTGCGATTGCGGAGACGCATTATCTGCAAACGGCCGAAGAGGACTTCGATTTGGCCGGGGACCTACTGGGGATCCCATTGGGGGATCCATCACAACGTAGTCAGGAGCCCCCTAGAGAAGTCGCAAAACGAAAAAAGCCCGGTAAAACCGGCTTTTGA
- a CDS encoding carbonic anhydrase family protein, whose amino-acid sequence MSQSQQSPINLTNAVHTDFGKNKLAIRWKKSAAGTIDDEHGVTVVFSADQRQYIELDRKRFHLVQFHFHHPSEHWVDDVQQTLELHVVHQNIDDGTRAVLGIFIEAGGKTASVPTLVPKMRAYFESKDEDPEPVIATNPLEWLPDNREHYYRYEGSLTTPNYDENVSWVVLRDSLKIPKEELLKLIPYLKHPARLPQALNRRFVLANFK is encoded by the coding sequence ATGAGCCAGTCACAACAATCACCGATCAATTTGACAAACGCAGTCCACACTGACTTCGGCAAGAACAAGCTTGCCATTAGGTGGAAGAAATCCGCTGCCGGAACGATCGACGACGAACACGGTGTTACAGTTGTCTTCAGTGCTGACCAGAGGCAGTACATTGAATTGGACCGGAAACGATTCCACCTTGTTCAGTTCCATTTCCACCACCCCAGCGAGCATTGGGTTGACGACGTTCAGCAGACGCTGGAACTACACGTTGTGCATCAGAACATTGACGACGGTACTCGTGCAGTGCTCGGCATATTCATTGAGGCTGGAGGGAAAACGGCTTCAGTGCCGACACTCGTTCCGAAGATGCGTGCTTACTTCGAATCCAAAGACGAAGATCCTGAACCAGTGATTGCAACGAATCCGCTGGAATGGCTTCCAGATAATAGGGAACACTACTATCGCTACGAGGGCTCACTTACCACGCCGAATTACGACGAGAATGTCAGTTGGGTGGTTCTTCGAGATTCATTGAAGATCCCCAAAGAAGAACTATTGAAGCTAATTCCCTACCTGAAGCATCCGGCTCGACTACCGCAGGCGTTGAACCGAAGATTTGTTCTCGCCAACTTCAAGTAG